agcttttgaggctatctctgatagctttcctgctaaGCTAttaatagtatcagtgtctttcatcttcactctttcaaattcagacattaaggtttgcagacgggcttctttaactctaTCAGCTCCGaaattacgtgcctttattgcattccaaattttctttgaagtttcctattcaccaacttgtagaacaagacattcaggtattgcttgaaagagtaatccaatggcaacattgttcatgtctgggtccaatgtaccaggatcaattgtttcccaaactttgtagattttcatcagtaccttcattctcatggcccatactgtgtagtttgtggcattgaggattggaacttgtattgatggtggcgtgaactgttttgcacccacaatggtggtttcgttttccatggctcagaaacaagctctgataccaattaatggcaactgcaagatgaaacttagcttatataaagacaactctctttattgatgtttagaaaatatctcaaaactaaacacaagctctaatcttgctcatatgatcaaccacaactttggtgttcatatatatatagaactatgaattccttttcctaatcctattaccttattacatgtttttccttttcttagaactagatgacttctaattcccttatgaTTACGtcaattgccttttcttatcctaaccaacttgttaaaGATTATCTTAGGtttaatgttgaagtttaacgGACAATCTGCTATGTCATCTTTGCGACCAATAATAAGTTCCGTACACAGCCAAGCCTGGGAAGCACTGAAGGACATTTAGGCTTTTGCCTCTGCTACGTTGGACCCTTGACATTCATTACCAAGGCgttttcttcaaaatcaaaatcatagccAAAAAAGTTGATTTTACGTGTAATAATATATATGCCCCATGGTGGAACCCAGAAATGATGGGGTAGCCAATTATGGAACTAGGTTCAGAGAGCTCAAAGGGTACTAAAAATGGATATATAGTCAATGACTTGACTATGCACGTTTTCCATTCATGCACCATTTTCGAGTAGTGGCCGGTTTTGTTATCTCCCAATACATCATATATCAGCTGATTGATTGATATAGCTTCATCGTTCGCTTATCTGCTTTGTACTTCTGCTATATCCGATTGGCTAACTTTTAAGCATCTAAAGAGAGTGTGAGGAGTTCTTTTCTGTGGGTTGGAAAGGCAAAATTGACCTGCAGAGACAATTACCCTTCAGAGATGCCAACCCCACAAAAGGAGATGCATTTTGCCCCAATAATAGTGGGATTATCCCCCCACACGTAGGTGCCTTTCTAGCTTTCTACTGCGCGTACTATTTCAGCTATTTATTTTGGGTGCATTTACGTGACTCTCTCATTTACAATATGTGAGTACAAATAATGAGACATGTTTTATATATTAAACAATAGGACTTTTTCTTGGGTAGATGGACGGTATGAGGAACAGTCAACATGGTACACGTAAGATCTTGTTGGAATATAACCTACTATTCCACTAGTTAGTTATTAGTTAAAGAGTATAAAATCACTTAGGAATGATAGCTAAGTTTATCCACTCAACCAACAACACGTGTGTTGCCCTCCCTCGGCCCTCTTCCGGCCAAAATTTGTGAAAATTCATGAGGTGGAAGACTGATGACAGTTTGTGAAATTTATGAATAATGCTCAAAGTGTGGCTTAAAAATATATTCGCATATCAATAATTCTAAATTTCTAATTTATGTTGAAGTTTATTTTTGCATCTATCATTTGGGATCTTGTAGATTCGAGAAATTTTGATAGCGCCATTTTTGAGTATTTTTTTTTGACTAACAGCATATCACAATCGATTATTGGAACCATGAATGGCATTTAATCAATTCATTTAATTTAGATTAGATAACTTTTTTGCATGGCTAATGGTTGATCTTGATTCTGATAGATAAAAAATATCCTAGCAGTGTGCAAACAAAAAGTTTCGATCGGACATTGCAAAAATGTTTTCCTTCCCTTTTGATCGATAAAAAAGCTTTGCAGAAACTTTACTACTGAACCAGCCAGTTTTTGATTGAACGTCGGATGTGTATTCCCCATAAAGCACTTAGCACTAGCTGTTTTAGGCGAACTCCATGGTAGAACTAAACTCAAGATTCatataaaagggaaaaaaaaaacgtGAACTTGTTATAAACTTCGCTTTGGATTGTAATACAACTTAGGATCCACGGTTtgcattatttattttatatacaATCTTCAATTAGGTTACAATCTTACCAGGTCTTCATATATATACCTTAATACATGCACCTGCAAAAGCTAACAAGTAGTTAGTGTCAAAGTAAAATCAATACTTAAGAaaactaattagtgaaaaatcAAGACATTTTTCTCGTCGAATAGCTATAAAGTCATGCAGGTATTTCATTCCACtctttcaattttctttttttttttttttttttgatcgacacTCTTTCAAATTTTTAGCACTAAATAATTTAATTTTAACGAGTTAATCTTATCAATTATGAATTCTTTAATCCATATGGATATGGTTGGTGTTTTTGAAGTAATGAAATCAACCCAACAAAACAATCCGTACCTTAATTAGGGTTAGGGAGATCTCCACAGTATGAAAATCTCGAAAATATATTAGTTGGTGGCATATGATGGAATCATGTTTCCCTTTCGAAGAAAACCTTTTGAAAATCTAAAAGATAACTAAAATTATTCAATTCTCCATCGAAAACCCTAACCAAGTATATTGATCGAGCTTTTACACAACAACCTTAAGCTTCTTGTTGACGATCAGCCAGAAAAACGAAGAAAAATATGCACTTCAATGCTCGCTCAAGCTCGTGtatactttttcttttttggcttAGCTTTAATAGAAGGCATAGGAACCGATGAGAATGTTAGGCTCGTTGCACCCAAATGAGAACTATATTGCCCGGAGAAGTTAGTTTACCTATTTTTTGTGGCGTTATACGAGATCCCCACTTTATTTGCATATTATTGATCACTTCCTGCAAAATAGTTCAAACTCAACTATGAATCCATTTATATATGTGCGAAAGAGAACGGTATATATGCAATGTGATGAACTGCAGAAAAACAAAATGGGATGGACATGCAGAAAAACAAGCTGCGATCTTCAGTCCAAGAACACTATCTATATACTTTTGGATTAATTACGAACAAACTATTTGAAATTTGTTAATTGAATAATGCAGATTCTAATAGTTTGATGCTAGTATTCTCTTCGTTAAACCAGAGCTGAACTCAACATAAGATCATAGGGATAGTTCTCAATATTAAAGATTTTTTTCATTCACAGTGTTCATAAAAACAAATTGTGAACATTAGAACAGGAACAAATATATTTCTGAAAATTTTGGTCACTAATTAATCTTCTCTTTAGTAGTTGCTACAAAATTGTCTATGACCTATCTATACATATATATGTGCAGAATATTCAGCAAAACTAATGAATTTAAGTTTCTACCTACATCCAGTGATTACATGATAGTTAGAGCTTGAACCAAGTTGCCTATGTTTGTCGCAGCAAACTCCCACTGCCATGTATCCAAGTTTTGTGCACATAAGACGGATGATGTCCATAACTTGCTTAAGAAatcaactccatcaccaccagcaACTTCAACCATTTTAGGGCATCTAAGTAACTTGATATAAGTATCGAGATCATGAACGCAAGATAAATCTTGCATCTTAAAAAAGTCAAGAGCAAGTTCTACTCCTAAATGAGCATAACATGAAAATCTCCATGGTAGTTCATATTTACCTCCTAAAGCTCTGAAATGCTCATTTAGAAAGACCCCTGGTAATTTTGTAACCGGGTCATTTATATTTACAATTCTTAATACTTTTACACCTAATTCCTCGCATCGATCCTTAAAACCGCAATTTCCAACTCTAGGACCTCCAAAAGAGTACACCGTAACTGGTATATCTCGATTAGCGCACTTAGACTCAATTTTATTCAAGCCAAGCTCTGCAATATCATAAGCAAGAAGTACAGCTAAAGAACTACCCATACTGTGCCCCGCCAAAGTAATACTCATGTTTTCTCCTTTGTATTTGGAAATAATTCTGGAAATTTCAGAAAGAAGTTGTTCGCGGCAACTTCCAACACCGAATTTACAACTACTATCATCTGATGTATACAAGTTgagaaaacctgattcaaccttcACATCATCTAACGATTCATCAGGGTTTAAtcttgctggagtcaaagagctCATGAAATTCGCAATCCATTCAGAATTCGTCACCGTGCCTCGGAAAGTCACCAGCACATCTCTTCTTCCAAGCCTCTTTACTTCATCATCAGTTGAAACAGCAACGTATCCGACCCAGCGACTGCAACCGCTTCCAACTTGTGTTGGTATATTGATATCTGGTGTCGCATAAATATATTTAGTAACTTCATAACCCCAATTCTCCATTCCAACTTCTTTCAACATATTATTCTTTCCATACTTACAATTCAAGTAACGCTTTGAAGTCGCATCAAGATTGAAAGCTTTATAACATGCGGTAACGAATTCGCCGTACCGTATAATTTCATCACGAAGAAGTGGATCTAAAGGTTGAACTAAATCTTCCCAATTATCTGATCCTTGAATCTCTCTCCACATGTGTGGTAAAGATGAACTAGTTTCAGCCATCGATAGAAACACAGTGGGTGAAATAAATGATGCTCGTAATGATCTTCGACTGGAATATATGCTACTTTTGTGATGATCAGGTAATGTAACTCGACCAAAAGATGATTTATTATTAGATGATTGTGAAATATGAGAATCACTGGAAACTGTAAATAAGTTTGAAGTTGGATTTGAATTCAACATAAAAGCATTTGAAGTAGCCATTGATGAATGAAGTATATATACTGCTTAGGGTTTTATGTAGCTAGAGAGGGAAAGAGAGAGACCCGCGCAGGCATTAGCATTGCCAGGAAATGAAAGAAAAACATTAGAATTTATAGTGAGAAGAAGATGGAATAAAGGTTGAATATCGCATGTTAAGCGAGGATTTGACTGGAAATATTTGAAACAGGTGATGATGTGGTGGTCGGTGAGGGGTACTTCAGTGTGATTCATAGTTTTAGAAAAATTGCGGCTGGTGTTGAAAAGCGCGGGAGATATATTATTGAATATAGATTTATGTTTCTGATTTTGATTTGAGATTATTTTTTACTCTTTAAGGAGATTTCTGTGGGTTGACTTGAATAAAAACAAGGGTGCTCATTATTATAATATCATTTTTATAGGGGGCACTATAGCTATGTTATGTTAATACGTCACTACTGTGATGCGACTGGCTTGAATTCTATTGAATTTGAGAATCTGTAAAAAATTTGGTGTGGTAGAAAAAAATGATTGCCCCTATTTTCAAACATGCATGTAAAATGATTActtaaattttcttttttaaacaaTCTCTTTTTAAATTTGAAAGGTAATTTTAGTTTTCGAAAGATAACAAAAAAATttccacaaaattggtcaattaatgcAATAACGACAATTTCTGTGTGAAAAAGAcgtgtaaaatttgatattgtttaaatggacgaaaatgtaaaaatagtcgggATGTAAACATTTccatcctatccattttcaaatatctttttttcttatttttaattttacatcaggatgcatccagtttcaccctcgctattttttaaatttaagccaggatgaatccagattcactcttactattttttttgtgtctatttcactcatactaatttttactcgtccattagaaccatgttataaaaatatttggacaattgacccaatttctcaattttttacTGGATATTCAAACTTGTGAATTCAAATATAAAATCAGATTTTTCTCTTTTTCAGGATATGAAatattacatcaatttcttgaaaTTATGGGTTATTTTTCGATTGGATACGGGTGATAGAGTATTTGGGTAAATATATTTACTATATACTTTCTTCGACACCcttgttcaattgtatatatttcgTGCaggagtttttgtttttttttgtgcaaGAATTATTTTAACTAATTGATCAAAAAGAATCGGTATCTTGTCTCCCAAATTCAGTATCTAAGTTAATCAAGAAAATGTGAATTGAATCTACATCAAAGATTAAGTTATGTTAAAGAAACTACAAACACTAATTtacaaattaaaacataaaaaggACAATTACTTGTCTAATTCTTCCATCTTAAGCAATTAATCTCAAAAGGTATTTGTTTTAACTTTTTAGTCTTGaagctaaaagaaataaaaaagaaaaagttgttGTTCTTTGTACTTATTATTGCTTTTGCCATGCAAGCTTTGGGTAAAAATGTCTTTTTGATATAATTCAACGCGGTGTGGCAGACGAAGGGACATTAAAGAAGTAATCAAGAAACCCCCCTTACCGTTGAGATTTTGAGAAATGAAATTCCTCACGATTCCCACATTATTAAAAAAATCTCTCATAGTGTTCTTTTACATCACTTTCGTTGTACAATGCCGGTGATAGACTGAACTGAATTTGACCATCGTTAATATTCTGATCATCATTTTTCACCTTTTCTGAACTTGTGTAGTGTGGCATAGATAGCTCCACTCGCCTTGTGAAGGGGCATCTTCCTATTACCCCTAAACTACATGTCAACCCAAGGCAGCGGCGGAGGCAGAAATCTAAAATAGAGGAGGCTAAAAGATTATTTTTGATTTTAGTGGACCAAATGTATATAAAAGGGTGGACTAAACAGAAaatataattgaaatttaaggGTTTCTACatagatttaattattttgggggTGCTAGAGCCAGGGCTAATCAACCCTTGACTCCTCCACCCGCTCAAGGTTTTTTTGGTGTCTATAGTGGCCACTCTGGCAACctgataaaaagaattcaaaatgtTTCAATATTGTGATTTTTTCGCAGCCTCCATTCCTAAATACTCGATAACTTGATGTAAAATCATGATTTAGTTGTAAAGATCTTGTAATTTGGTTTTATTAAACATATATAATTTCCAAAATgctccggaaaaaaaaaaaaaaaaaacaagaagttcAACATAAAAAGTTGGTGTTAGTACAAATGTACATTCAGATTTTTTTCGAGGTAATTAGCTCGATCAACATGGAGTATCTTAATTTTAATAAGATGAaccgaagaaaaataaaaataaaatgtcacTAGATAATATTGTAATTATTAAAATAACCACCTAAATTTGTATCTATTATATGCAAGCAATTATGTCCATTTTATCATTTATTGGTTGAGATGTTATTGCCTTAAGCCTTTATCTTCTCCTATTTTGGGTAAGAtttatatttatttaaaaaacTAGCTAGATTTTATGAGATTCGTAATTATCCCAGCTACTTTAATTTTATCCAAACTAGATCCGATATGTCGGTTGGAGAATGaaacaggccaagagaatctgTTGGGCTTGGATTTAGGCCATTTCATCTTAAATAGTGAAATTTAAATAATTGCATGTAACATGTGTTGTAGCTATCCGCTCAATTATACGTATCTCTTGTTTTGcgtaatatttatatttattcaaaaAACTAACTAGATTTTATAAGATCCGTATTTACCCTAACTACTTTAACTCTATGTAGATGTGATATTTCTTGGAGAATGCCACGGGCCAAGAGAATCTGTTGCGCTTGGATTTAGAGTCATTCAGACACCCAAAATCGTGAATTTTAATAATTGCGTGTAACATTTGTTGCAGTTATCCGCTCAGTTATGCAGATCCTTTAACTTAAACTCAGAAGTAAATTATTATTTAGATAACAAAACTATATAACTATGTCTAAAGAATCGATATATggttaaataaaataaattggatGTTTAAAGTTCCTAAAAGACTTAGTTGTTGTACTATTCGAAAGGCTGTTAGATAGAGGAAGGAATTGTTCACTTAGAATGTCAGGTTAATAGTGAATAATGAGGCTAAAATTGAGAGAATTTTTGAATTCTGAATGAGCCATTATGTAAACTCTTTCATAATCTTTATGTTGTTGTCATATCCAGTATTCTTTAAGTGGTTGTAATTTGTAATGCTATTGTTTCTAAAAATTCTGAGTAAGCTTATGATACTTGCTGGGAGACTGATATGGTCTGTGATGACCTGGATCTCCACCAATATTTTCCTTCACTTAGATACTCAGGTGTGAGATTTTCAATGAGCATTCCTGCAgtcatccagcagcagcttcccaGTAAGTCACCAATTTTTAGATCCAAACATGCatgaatggaaaaaaatattaatGACGGAGTTAATGTACTGAAGAAACATCGGTTAGTTTAAGGAATATCATTATGTAAACTCCATTCATCCAACTACTATTGAATATGAGGTATTATAATCTTACCTCTTTAGTTTGTAGTCATCGATGTCTCCAGCGCGTGTTACATTCTCAATTTATTAGATTGGATTCGCCCTCGGCTCCAATGTATAGTTCCATGTCCTTCATGCGACAAGCACCTATACTAATCTATTCAACATACCTCTCACCCCTGATGGGTGGCCTTTCACCGACTCCGACACTATCTATAATGACTTGACTATCCACTGATATTGTACCTACATAGGCATTGTGTTGAAAAATTCTCGGTGTTAGTTTAAGGAGTTTCATTACGTATATTTCATTCAACCAACCCTGCCCGATATGTATGGATGTTATGATCTCGCCCCTCTATATTGCAGCCATTCCTAACTCTGGAATATATAAGGGTGTTAGTACACTGGCTACAAGAGCTAAATTCGAATTGATTTCTTGTTATTTAGCTGGATTTAATATTTAATCGTTGATAGTATGAAATGGTATTTAAACTCAGACAAGGTTTTCTCGGTCAAATCTAGCTATGAGGAAGATTTAAATAATTTTGTTGTTCTGTCCACTTCTAACTCAGATGTCTTCAAATTTATTGGAAACAAAAGTATCCTCATAAAATCACTTTCATAATGTGTATTTGTCTTAGAGACTTCCTAAAAAAGATTCATTTATTCGTAAATGTATTAAAACTCCTTCACTTGAGGATGAGATTATCAGTCACTTTATTTTCCTGCAGCGTAGGTGTGTAAAGAAATTGCGGCAGTACTTCATCAAGGACAAATCATTCGCGAAGATATTCctacgatactactttcttggcAATTACATCATTCAGATGCGTGAAAGAAGAAGTTTTGAAATCTAGTGGCTTCTAACTATTCTTTGGTGTACTTAGAAGGGAAAATACTTGTATTTTCTCTTTCGAAGTGCAAAATATTGTTCGTTGTATATGTATAGTGAAGTATGCACTTCTCAAATAAACTCCTAGTTTCAAGGAGTTTCGAGAATCCGTTATTTATCTCGCTTATGAGATATGGTTTTTTATCTACTTAAATTTATCTTAGTGTATTGTTTTTTAATTTGTGATCGTTATccatatttatttgtttttccttttagaTGGTTAATCCTATAAAAGAAGAACACCCATGGAATCAAATTTACCACAATTTTTTATTATTGTAATCttaaatatattgtttaaaaagaaaagaattgctcaaaaaaaaaaaaaagtaaagatgtcgaaaaATATCTGAGCATTACCAAACTTCGGATTCGGATAGCATGGTCTATTAACACATGTATCAAATCACGTGACCTCACTGACATAGTTTTTATTTTACAGGTAACCGTCCCCGTGTAAAGGACCTACTCAATTAATTTAGCAATCATATATTATGTAGCCATTTTTTGAGTCACTTTCTAAGTCCTTTCTAACACTAGACTTAAAAACTATTGTGACCCCTACGGGTCCAAACAAAAACTGTTCAGACATAACTAATCTTTGCTTGCTTacatcaaaatcaaaagaaaaagcaTATTCTGCAAACGAGAATTGAACGTATTCATATTTATGGCCGGTGAGAGGATAGTATCTTTCTATTTCTCTCTAGTAACGACGACTGTATATGACTGTATGAGTGTACTAGCATCAATCATAAGAGACAACATATCACTTTAGATATTGGCTGGAAAAAGGACTCCTATAACTTGTGGCGGGGGGTGGTGGGCACTGCGCTATCTACAGGTTTTCACACTTGCAAAAATGATGGTTCATGGACTAAAATAACTCTTGGCTAGCTAGGTCCAGCGTCTTTCAAGTGCTATAATTACATATTTTCTCTTACCCCGATTGGCAGGTCTAGCTATCCAACTTCAATGTCAAGGGGACTGTAAGCAAAAAGATCATGAACTCTATGGTAGGGAGCTCAATTAATAGCAATGCAAAAGTCCACTTGAATCGGTTTCAGGTTTCATCAATTCTGGCTAGTTGTACATACCTTCTTTTCGAGTTATCTTTCCGGGAATACTGTTGCAAACATTTTGGCCGAAGAAGGATGAACAGGTGATCAATGACAAACTTGGATAAACCAccctcccaaaaaaaaaaaaaacgggcccctagctcagctggtcatccccgttcccgaAAGTTTAATGCGTTCCGGGAGGTCTCAGATTCGAAttcccaatggcgtaatattgcaggaataaacatggaaggtagtgttagtttgcccccttatgacacaatctcagccccccgcCGTTTCGACTCCCTtgactaggttacccatgaggctcgccgGTAGGTTAGCACATCaacatgttcaattaatgtaatagtatgtcgttggagcttagcttgttaggcttccaactagtttcatgtaatattcttcatccaataatataaaaaataaaaaaaaaatcttctaacCAATGTTGTGAAAGACGGCCCGGCCCGTCCGGTCAACCCAGTCTGGCGCCTTAGACCAACTTGGCCCTATCAACTCGTCTTGTGAAACGGTTAAAAGTTAATTAAATACAGTAAGCCGCAAAACAATTCGACCAAAGCTGACCATTTGCTCCACTTCTAAACTTTTTGTCTCAATTACAAGAGCATAAATACATAAACAAAGGTTTGTTTAAGCTTTATATTCTTGAACACATATGAATAGGGGGGGATTAACTGCGGCAAGAAGTATATCGCCCACTCAATTAGTACCATAATATTATTAGACTAtgatttcatttttttccttAGAATTTTGCTATTCTTCTTGATGTCGTTTTTGTATACTCCAACTTCCATTGTTTAATTCATAAATTTGAAAAGATAACATTAATTAATGATGATACATGCAAATTTGTATACATTTTGGACAGAGCTGTTTAACTTTATGTTAGGATAAGACATAGGAAGCTGTGAGTTTCACACTGATATATAATTGGTTATGCTAAATGGAAGTAGCTAGGTTAAAACATTGACCTGCTACAAAAGTGTCTCCTCTTTCTTAATTTCTGACTAATTaacaaatttgtttctttcttttttcaataCGAAAggagcttcgtcaaaagattaaaatcaaacgGACAAGAGGTCGCACTCGCTCATACATTATAGTATGGGGATGCAAAGTCTAGCTAGGTGGTACAATTAAACATATATGTGATTGGACTTGAGGTTTGGGAGCCAGTTTGGCTGCAACTGCACACCCATGTTTCAAGCTGGCTCCGCTCCTGATCTGAACCGTGCATCTAGAAGAATAGTAAATCCTTTTGTCTTGAAAGTGAGCATTTTGGAGTATTTAACTCAGTAAATTTCCGATTGCTGTCAAAATGTAATTAATTATATGTTCAAAAAACCATGTCGTCATGCATTACGTCGTCTTCCAAGGAAGTTGCTCGTCATGCATTACGGTCTATTTTCTTTCGGTCAGTACTTAAAGAAACTAGTTCTCTAGGTAGGGTCTATAAATATGTAGAATGTTGGGGTTCTTCGTACGCGAAAGAGAACAGTTGAAACAAATTTAGTAGGTAGAGCACGCAAAACACAAATCAGTCAGTACG
This is a stretch of genomic DNA from Papaver somniferum cultivar HN1 chromosome 1, ASM357369v1, whole genome shotgun sequence. It encodes these proteins:
- the LOC113360049 gene encoding phospholipase A1-Ialpha2, chloroplastic-like; the protein is MATSNAFMLNSNPTSNLFTVSSDSHISQSSNNKSSFGRVTLPDHHKSSIYSSRRSLRASFISPTVFLSMAETSSSLPHMWREIQGSDNWEDLVQPLDPLLRDEIIRYGEFVTACYKAFNLDATSKRYLNCKYGKNNMLKEVGMENWGYEVTKYIYATPDINIPTQVGSGCSRWVGYVAVSTDDEVKRLGRRDVLVTFRGTVTNSEWIANFMSSLTPARLNPDESLDDVKVESGFLNLYTSDDSSCKFGVGSCREQLLSEISRIISKYKGENMSITLAGHSMGSSLAVLLAYDIAELGLNKIESKCANRDIPVTVYSFGGPRVGNCGFKDRCEELGVKVLRIVNINDPVTKLPGVFLNEHFRALGGKYELPWRFSCYAHLGVELALDFFKMQDLSCVHDLDTYIKLLRCPKMVEVAGGDGVDFLSKLWTSSVLCAQNLDTWQWEFAATNIGNLVQALTIM